In Deltaproteobacteria bacterium, the following proteins share a genomic window:
- the fsa gene encoding fructose-6-phosphate aldolase: MQFFIDSANVKEIRECHAMGLVDGVTTNPSLAAKTGRNYDETILEICKIVDGPISAETISLDFENMMKEACHFAKMHKNIVVKIPMTLTGIKAVAACAKEGIKTNVTLVFSATQALLCAKAGATYVSPFVGRLDDLSQVGMDLIGDIRTIYDNYNFETKILVASIRNPVHVRDAALLGADVSTIPYSVIKQLASHPLTDRGIEQFLKDWEKVPK, from the coding sequence ATGCAATTTTTTATCGATTCGGCGAATGTAAAAGAAATTCGTGAATGTCATGCCATGGGACTTGTGGATGGAGTGACGACCAACCCAAGCCTGGCAGCAAAAACCGGTCGCAATTATGACGAAACCATTTTGGAGATCTGTAAAATTGTCGATGGCCCCATCAGTGCCGAGACGATCAGTCTCGATTTTGAAAATATGATGAAAGAGGCCTGCCATTTTGCGAAAATGCACAAAAATATTGTGGTGAAAATTCCCATGACCTTAACCGGAATCAAAGCGGTGGCGGCTTGTGCCAAGGAAGGCATCAAGACCAATGTCACGCTTGTTTTCTCAGCCACCCAGGCCTTGCTCTGCGCCAAAGCAGGTGCCACCTATGTGAGCCCCTTCGTGGGGCGTTTGGATGATTTGTCCCAGGTAGGAATGGATTTGATTGGAGATATTCGGACGATTTATGACAATTACAATTTTGAAACCAAAATTTTAGTGGCTTCCATCCGCAACCCCGTACACGTACGCGACGCAGCTTTGCTGGGGGCGGATGTTTCGACTATTCCCTATAGCGTCATTAAGCAACTGGCTTCGCATCCTTTAACCGATCGGGGCATTGAACAGTTTTTGAAAGATTGGGAGAAGGTGCCGAAGTAG
- a CDS encoding DUF2283 domain-containing protein: protein MDLKYFSDTDTLLVILNQHEIVDSKELNENVLIDLDKEGKVVSMTIEHANQREMNFNINYQLIKENSVSL from the coding sequence ATGGATTTAAAATATTTTTCGGATACCGATACATTGCTGGTTATTTTAAACCAGCACGAAATAGTTGATTCTAAAGAGTTGAATGAAAATGTTCTGATTGACTTAGATAAAGAGGGTAAAGTGGTGAGTATGACTATTGAACATGCAAACCAGCGCGAAATGAATTTTAATATTAATTATCAACTGATCAAAGAGAACAGTGTTTCTCTCTAA
- a CDS encoding M3 family oligoendopeptidase — MKNLTLYPTKFFKEQQQILQKSHVEVWLKKSLAQFEAAKTLDDWEAALVYFNEVKIHIETHLEKATLAFHRFTQDTAIDAELKRLQEEIEPPYKAHSAPIRQKILHSPFRKELEQKYSIQYFNMLQLQEDSFNPANIETETQLNHLLNDYTKLTGNAEFEVGGQKYPLAHYRRFATSPDAALRKEAFHQYGNWFLENRDSLEKIYDECVGLRNGMGKKLGYDNFTLLGYQHMRRVDYGPKEVAAFREQIKKVLVPLASKIRAVQAKMLSASTCKAWDSEFFPEWRVEKIKLSIPQQIPAAHKVFSALSPVLGNHFKRMVDCELLDLEARNGKAPGAFCTDLSDYRVPYIFLNSVGEASDITTVLHESGHAFQAWESRTLDLMELRWPSLEACEVHSMGMEFLAYPYYEEFFHATDAARYKKFHLAESILLLPYIAMVDEFQHRVYSGNAQGAEGRAKVWEELERTYLPDLDYEGATAWRRIRWLRQLHIFKHPFYYIDYAIALTGALQLWVQSIQNKERALENYLSLCKIGGTKPLKEFFAHGNLKLPFEDGMLADLVQQVLKIENLL, encoded by the coding sequence ATGAAAAACCTCACCCTCTACCCCACAAAATTTTTCAAAGAACAACAGCAAATCCTTCAAAAAAGCCATGTTGAGGTCTGGCTCAAAAAAAGTTTGGCTCAGTTTGAAGCCGCCAAAACCCTAGACGATTGGGAGGCTGCCCTGGTTTATTTTAATGAGGTAAAAATTCATATCGAGACTCATCTTGAAAAGGCCACTTTGGCTTTTCATCGTTTTACTCAAGATACAGCGATTGATGCCGAGCTGAAGCGTTTGCAGGAAGAAATCGAGCCGCCCTACAAAGCCCATTCGGCGCCCATTCGCCAAAAGATACTCCATTCTCCTTTTCGAAAAGAGCTGGAGCAAAAATACAGTATCCAATATTTTAACATGCTGCAGTTGCAGGAAGATTCTTTTAATCCAGCCAATATCGAAACCGAAACCCAGTTGAATCATTTGCTGAACGATTACACCAAGCTTACCGGAAATGCTGAATTTGAAGTGGGGGGACAAAAATATCCACTGGCCCATTATCGTCGTTTCGCTACTTCGCCGGATGCGGCCTTGCGAAAAGAGGCCTTTCATCAATATGGAAATTGGTTTTTGGAAAATCGAGATTCTTTGGAAAAGATTTATGACGAGTGCGTGGGTTTGCGCAACGGCATGGGGAAAAAACTGGGTTACGACAATTTTACCTTGTTGGGCTATCAGCACATGCGCCGCGTGGATTATGGCCCCAAAGAAGTTGCAGCCTTTCGGGAACAAATTAAAAAAGTGCTGGTTCCTTTGGCTTCTAAAATTAGAGCCGTGCAAGCCAAAATGCTTTCGGCTTCCACTTGTAAGGCCTGGGACTCTGAGTTTTTTCCCGAGTGGCGTGTCGAAAAAATAAAGCTTTCCATCCCTCAGCAAATTCCAGCCGCTCATAAAGTTTTTTCCGCTCTGTCGCCTGTGCTCGGAAATCATTTTAAGAGGATGGTGGATTGCGAGCTCTTAGACCTCGAAGCTCGCAATGGCAAGGCCCCCGGTGCTTTTTGTACGGATCTTTCCGACTATCGCGTCCCTTACATCTTTCTCAACAGCGTGGGGGAGGCCAGTGACATTACCACCGTTCTGCATGAATCCGGCCATGCCTTCCAGGCCTGGGAAAGCCGGACGCTCGATTTGATGGAACTGCGCTGGCCTTCGCTAGAAGCCTGTGAAGTCCATTCGATGGGGATGGAATTTTTGGCCTATCCTTACTACGAAGAATTTTTTCATGCGACCGATGCGGCTCGCTACAAAAAATTTCATCTGGCCGAGTCGATTTTGCTTTTACCTTACATTGCCATGGTGGATGAATTTCAGCATCGCGTTTATTCAGGCAATGCCCAAGGGGCCGAGGGTCGTGCAAAAGTTTGGGAAGAATTAGAGAGAACCTACTTGCCAGACCTGGATTACGAAGGTGCTACCGCCTGGCGCCGCATCCGCTGGTTGCGTCAATTGCACATCTTTAAACATCCCTTCTATTACATCGATTACGCCATTGCCTTAACCGGCGCACTACAGCTGTGGGTACAGAGTATACAAAATAAAGAAAGGGCCCTAGAAAATTATCTCAGCCTCTGCAAAATCGGCGGTACCAAACCTCTCAAAGAATTCTTTGCCCATGGCAATTTGAAGCTGCCTTTCGAAGACGGTATGCTGGCCGATTTGGTACAGCAGGTATTGAAGATTGAAAATTTGTTGTAA
- a CDS encoding DoxX family protein → MKNLIQKICKTEGGLGLLILRLVLGVIFFKAGTGKLWGWYGGPGIQGAIGFFIKLGIPAPVFHAYFVGCIEATGGVALILGLFTRIVSIPLAITMIVAMLTAHKPIGGEKISMAFYYVLVIFAALAALIDRGAGDVSLDKKIGCCEGCKKT, encoded by the coding sequence ATGAAAAATCTCATCCAAAAAATCTGCAAAACCGAAGGAGGCTTGGGACTTCTTATCCTTCGACTCGTACTCGGAGTAATCTTTTTCAAAGCGGGCACTGGAAAATTGTGGGGATGGTACGGAGGGCCCGGCATCCAGGGCGCTATTGGTTTTTTTATCAAACTGGGAATTCCGGCCCCTGTTTTCCACGCCTATTTTGTGGGCTGTATCGAAGCCACAGGAGGAGTAGCCCTGATTTTGGGATTATTCACTCGGATTGTTTCCATCCCCTTAGCCATAACGATGATCGTCGCCATGCTCACCGCACACAAACCTATTGGAGGCGAAAAAATTTCCATGGCCTTTTATTATGTGTTGGTTATTTTTGCAGCCCTTGCCGCCTTGATAGACCGCGGTGCAGGGGATGTTTCCCTCGACAAAAAAATCGGCTGTTGCGAAGGATGTAAAAAAACCTAG
- a CDS encoding LL-diaminopimelate aminotransferase, whose protein sequence is MATLNSNFLKLKAGYLFPEIGRRVKTFQDQNPNKKIIRLGIGDVVLPLAPAITKAMQKAVEEMGSAQGFRGYGPEQGYPFLIEAILENDFKSKGVQLKVNEIFVSDGSKCDTGNIQEIFALENKIAVTDPVYPVYVDTNVMAGRSGAMQKSGHYEGIVYLPTTVENNFSPPLPQEKVEIIYLCSPNNPTGATLSKEALAAWVNWAKANEAIILFDAAYEAFISDPNLPHSIYEIPGAQEVAIEFRSFSKTAGFTGTRCAYTVVPEALKVKDDHGNAVSVNPLWNRRHCTKFNGVSYPVQRAAEACYSVEGKQQIQKQISYYMHNAKLIREGLSNLGIVVYGGINAPYIWMKTPRQLDSWSFFDQLLNEACVVGTPGSGFGPAGEGYFRLSAFGLKENIEEALSRMAKMKEKTN, encoded by the coding sequence ATGGCGACTCTCAATTCCAATTTTCTAAAACTCAAGGCCGGCTACCTCTTTCCTGAAATTGGCCGCCGTGTGAAGACCTTTCAGGATCAAAATCCAAACAAGAAAATCATTCGTTTGGGCATTGGCGATGTCGTGCTGCCTCTGGCTCCGGCTATCACCAAAGCGATGCAGAAGGCGGTCGAAGAGATGGGCTCTGCTCAAGGATTTCGCGGATACGGGCCTGAACAAGGCTATCCGTTTCTGATTGAGGCCATTCTGGAAAATGATTTCAAGAGCAAAGGCGTTCAACTGAAGGTGAATGAAATCTTTGTTTCGGATGGATCCAAATGCGACACCGGAAATATCCAGGAAATTTTTGCGTTGGAAAACAAGATTGCCGTCACCGACCCCGTTTATCCGGTTTATGTCGATACCAACGTTATGGCGGGACGCAGCGGTGCGATGCAGAAAAGCGGGCATTATGAAGGCATCGTTTACCTGCCCACCACCGTTGAAAACAACTTTAGCCCCCCCCTGCCCCAGGAAAAAGTGGAAATTATTTATCTTTGCTCCCCCAACAATCCTACGGGGGCCACACTTTCCAAAGAAGCGCTTGCTGCGTGGGTAAACTGGGCCAAGGCCAATGAAGCCATTATTTTGTTTGATGCTGCTTATGAGGCCTTTATTTCTGATCCAAACCTTCCCCATTCCATCTACGAAATTCCGGGGGCGCAAGAAGTGGCCATCGAATTTAGAAGTTTTTCCAAGACAGCCGGCTTCACCGGCACACGTTGCGCCTATACCGTAGTCCCCGAGGCGCTTAAGGTGAAAGACGACCATGGCAACGCAGTCTCCGTTAATCCTTTGTGGAATCGGCGTCATTGCACCAAGTTCAATGGGGTGTCTTATCCCGTGCAACGCGCAGCAGAAGCCTGTTACAGCGTGGAGGGAAAACAGCAAATCCAAAAACAAATTTCCTATTACATGCACAATGCAAAACTCATTCGCGAAGGTTTGAGCAATTTGGGAATCGTAGTTTATGGTGGAATCAATGCCCCTTATATCTGGATGAAAACTCCCAGACAATTAGACTCCTGGAGTTTCTTTGATCAATTATTGAATGAAGCTTGCGTGGTCGGAACCCCTGGGTCAGGATTTGGTCCTGCCGGAGAAGGATATTTTAGACTGAGCGCCTTTGGCTTGAAGGAAAATATTGAAGAGGCTTTGAGTCGAATGGCTAAGATGAAGGAAAAGACAAACTGA
- a CDS encoding LemA family protein has product MNKILLILVAAVVIAGLCFVSIKNKLVRMDQTVKSSWSQVENVYQRRLDLIPNLVNTVKGYAAHEKDTLQAVVEARAKATQTNVSAGSAMNDPQSFQKFQQTQGELSSALSRLMVVVEKYPDLKANQNFLELQSQLEGTENRIAVERRNFTKAVQEYNETVGSFPDSIVASMSGFQPKPYFQADAGANKAPKVKF; this is encoded by the coding sequence ATGAATAAAATACTATTAATTTTAGTCGCCGCAGTAGTGATTGCGGGTCTCTGCTTTGTTTCCATAAAAAATAAATTGGTGAGAATGGACCAGACAGTGAAATCTTCCTGGTCTCAGGTGGAGAATGTGTATCAACGGCGGTTGGATTTGATTCCCAATTTGGTGAATACCGTCAAAGGTTATGCGGCACACGAAAAAGATACCTTGCAAGCCGTGGTCGAAGCCCGTGCAAAAGCTACACAGACCAATGTTTCAGCGGGAAGCGCGATGAATGATCCTCAGAGTTTTCAAAAGTTTCAACAGACTCAAGGTGAGCTCAGTTCGGCCTTAAGTCGTTTGATGGTAGTGGTGGAAAAATATCCTGATTTGAAAGCCAATCAAAATTTCTTGGAACTTCAAAGTCAGCTGGAAGGGACCGAGAATCGTATTGCCGTGGAACGAAGAAACTTCACAAAAGCAGTTCAGGAATACAATGAGACAGTAGGCTCCTTTCCCGATTCTATTGTGGCTTCGATGTCAGGTTTTCAGCCAAAGCCCTACTTTCAAGCGGATGCAGGCGCAAACAAGGCGCCCAAAGTTAAATTTTAG
- the folK gene encoding 2-amino-4-hydroxy-6-hydroxymethyldihydropteridine diphosphokinase translates to MEEFKDHIAYVAFGSNLGDKAKNCAEAIHRLHEHSLCELLRVSLLYETEPLSLPNQKENPWFMNGVLKLKTQLGAAELLNLLREIEQKMGRSPEEEREKWGPRVIDLDLLFFDKEILKSKTLILPHPELHHRRFVLEPLCEIAPDLIHPLKGQSVHLLLKNLKDSKKVVPLFNFYRS, encoded by the coding sequence ATGGAAGAATTTAAAGATCATATTGCCTATGTTGCCTTCGGTTCCAATTTGGGAGACAAGGCCAAAAATTGTGCGGAAGCGATTCACCGTCTTCATGAACACTCCCTTTGTGAGTTGTTGCGGGTGTCTTTGCTATACGAAACGGAACCCCTGAGTTTACCCAACCAAAAAGAAAACCCCTGGTTTATGAATGGGGTTTTAAAGCTCAAAACACAGCTCGGTGCCGCGGAGCTTTTAAATTTATTGAGAGAAATAGAACAGAAGATGGGAAGGTCGCCAGAAGAAGAGCGTGAAAAATGGGGCCCACGGGTCATCGATTTGGATCTTCTCTTTTTCGACAAAGAAATTCTGAAAAGTAAAACTCTGATCCTTCCTCATCCCGAACTTCATCATCGACGTTTTGTGCTCGAGCCCCTATGCGAAATCGCACCTGATCTCATTCATCCCCTCAAAGGACAGAGTGTCCATTTACTTTTGAAGAATTTAAAAGACTCAAAAAAAGTAGTTCCATTATTTAATTTTTATCGTAGCTAG
- a CDS encoding Ppx/GppA family phosphatase, which yields MKIASIDLGSNSVILLVAEFSEDGKIRPLFEKCEITRIGENLSKTGRLSTEAMDRTMEQLRKYTALAHKHQVERILCIATEALRRAENSQEFVQRVQKNCGFKVEIISGLKEARLAYLSAYFDFKKKYSNLVVLDIGGGSTELIWKISSEKSNNRIRTLSMKLGSVRLTEEIVKQDPISKEEFLLLKANIKQKLDSDLENIELPQAPFELIGLAGTLTTLSQIDQKLLQFDSQKIQGVVLSLNSLENIIEELKNKTIAERCQIIGMESKRADVILAGACILEGVLKRLKIDRVVVSDRGIRYGILYDRFMTKKGE from the coding sequence ATGAAAATAGCCTCCATAGACCTCGGTTCCAACTCTGTTATTTTGCTGGTTGCAGAATTTTCTGAGGATGGAAAAATTCGTCCACTTTTTGAAAAGTGTGAAATTACCCGCATTGGCGAAAATCTAAGCAAAACGGGAAGACTTAGCACAGAAGCCATGGATAGAACGATGGAGCAACTTCGCAAATATACAGCCCTGGCTCATAAGCATCAAGTTGAGCGCATTTTATGTATTGCAACCGAGGCCTTAAGACGTGCCGAAAATTCTCAAGAATTTGTTCAGCGGGTTCAAAAAAATTGTGGATTTAAAGTAGAAATCATTTCCGGCTTAAAAGAAGCAAGACTGGCCTATCTTTCTGCTTATTTTGATTTTAAAAAAAAATATTCCAACTTGGTTGTCCTGGATATCGGAGGAGGATCCACAGAGCTGATTTGGAAAATTTCCTCGGAAAAAAGCAACAATCGAATCCGCACTCTCTCGATGAAACTAGGGTCGGTGAGGCTAACCGAAGAGATAGTAAAACAAGACCCCATTAGCAAAGAAGAGTTTTTACTTCTTAAAGCAAACATCAAACAAAAACTGGATAGCGATTTGGAAAATATTGAACTTCCTCAAGCTCCTTTTGAACTTATTGGCCTTGCGGGAACCCTTACCACCCTTTCCCAAATTGACCAAAAACTTCTGCAATTTGATTCTCAAAAAATTCAGGGTGTTGTTTTAAGCCTAAACTCCCTGGAAAATATTATAGAGGAGCTCAAAAACAAAACAATAGCAGAGCGCTGCCAAATCATCGGCATGGAATCCAAACGTGCTGATGTAATCCTGGCCGGAGCTTGTATCTTAGAGGGAGTTCTGAAGAGACTCAAAATTGATCGTGTCGTGGTGAGCGATCGCGGCATTCGATATGGAATTCTCTATGATCGATTTATGACGAAGAAGGGCGAGTAA